A genomic window from Emys orbicularis isolate rEmyOrb1 chromosome 24, rEmyOrb1.hap1, whole genome shotgun sequence includes:
- the AP3D1 gene encoding AP-3 complex subunit delta-1 isoform X1 yields the protein MALKMVKGSIDRMFDKNLQDLVRGIRNHKEDEAKYISHCIDEIKQELKQDNIAVKANAVCKLTYLQMLGYDISWAAFNIIEVMSASKFTFKRIGYLAASQCFHEGTDVIMLTTNQIRKDLSSPNQYDTGVALTGLSCFVTPDLARDLANDIMTLMSHTKPYIRKKAVLIMYKVFLKYPESLRPAFPRLKEKLEDPDPGVQSAAVNVICELARRNPKNYLSLAPLFFKLMTSSTNNWVLIKIIKLFGALTPLEPRLGKKLIEPLTNLIHSTSAMSLLYECVNTVIAVLISLSSGMPNHSASIQLCVQKLRILIEDSDQNLKYLGLLAMSKILKTHPKSVQSHKDLILQCLDDKDESIRLRALDLLYGMVSKKNLMEIVKKLMIHVDKAEGTTYRDELLTKIIDICSQSNYQYITNFEWYISILVELTRLEGTRHGHLIAAQMLDVAIRVKAIRKFAVSQMAMLLDNAHLIASNTQRNGICEVLYAAAWICGEFSEHLEESNQTLEAMLRPKVTTLPGHIQAVYVQNMVKLYASILQQKEQAGEKEAAQEITQLMVDRLPQFVQSADLEVQERASCILQLIKYIQKLQIKEVPVAEEVIALFAGELNPVAPKAQKKVPVPEGLDLDTWINEPPSDSESEDEKPKTIFHDEEQRHSRHRQPEMDEEELARRREVRKQEQANNPFYIKSSPSPQKQYQDTPGVEHIPVVQIDLSVPLKVPGMPMSDQYVKLEEERRHKQKLEKDKKKKKQKKEKKGKHRRHNSLHTESDEDIAPAQHVDIITEEMPENALPSDEDDKDPNDPYKALDIDLDKPLADSEKLPVQRHRNAENLKSPDTEAPLVGKKSKKPKKKEKKHKEKEREKEKKKEREKKKSSKHRKKKHKKEKEEKSKDKKKSKKKHHHGEEEPAESVQNGTLDDEPLPPMSSYCLLAENSYVKMTYDIQGNLQNDSQVTVSVIFENKSTSFLKSMELNVLDSLNAKMLRPEGSSVHDGIPVPFQLPPGISNEAQFVFTLQSIVMAQKLKGTLSFIVKNDEGSTHEKLDFKLHFSCASYLITTPCYSDAFAKLLESGDLHMSSIKVDGISISFQHLLAKICFYHHFSVVERVDSCASMYSRSIQGHHVCLLVKKGENSVSVDGKCNDSTLLSNLLDEMKETLSKC from the exons GCAAAGTACATCTCCCACTGCATCGATGAGATCAAACAGGAGCTCAAGCAGGATAACATTGCAGTGAAAGCAAATGCAGTTTGCAAACTTACATAT TTACAGATGCTGGGCTATGACATCAGTTGGGCTGCATTCAATATTATTGAAGTAATGAGTGCATCAAAGTTTACATTCAAA AGAATTGGTTACCTAGCTGCCTCTCAGTGCTTTCATGAAGGGACTGATGTAATTATGCTGACTACCAATCAGATTAGAAAG GATCTGAGTAGCCCTAACCAGTATGATACTGGAGTAGCACTGACTGGTTTGTCCTGTTTTGTTACTCCAGATCTTGCCAGAGACTTGGCAAATGACATCATGACTCTG ATGTCTCACACAAAGCCTTATATCAGGAAGAAGGCAGTGTTAATCATGTACAAAGTGTTTTTGAAGTACCCTGAGTCCCTCCGTCCTGCATTCCCTCGCCTTAAAGAGAAACTGGAAGATCCAGACCCTG GTGTCCAGTCTGCGGCAGTAAATGTTATTTGTGAGCTGGCCAGACGCAATCCCAAGAACTACCTTTCCCTTGCTCCGCTCTTTTTTAAATTGATGACGTCTTCAACCAATAATTGGGTCCTCATTAAAATTATAAAGTTG TTTGGTGCTCTTACTCCATTAGAACCTAGGCTGGGAAAGAAATTGATTGAGCCACTTACCAATCTCATACATAG CACCTCAGCCATGTCTCTTCTGTATGAATGTGTGAACACAGTGATAGCAG TTTTGATCTCTTTATCCTCTGGGATGCCCAATCACAGTGCCAGCATCCAG CTCTGTGTTCAGAAGTTAAGAATACTAATAGAAGATTCAGATCAGAACT tgaAGTACCTGGGTTTGTTAGCAATGTCCAAAATCCTGAAAACTCATCCTAAGTCAGTTCAGTCCCACAAGGATCTCATTCTCCAGTGTTTGGATGATAAGGATGAATCCATCCGACTCAGAGCTTTAGATCTCCTATATGGCATG GTGTCCAAAAAGAACTTGATGGAGATAGTGAAGAAACTGATGATTCATGTGGACAAAGCGGAAGGGACAACCTACAGAGATGAATTGCTGACCAAAATCATAGACATATGTAGCCAATCCAACTACCAATACATCACAAACTTTGAATG GTACATAAGCATCCTGGTGGAACTGACCCGGTTGGAAGGTACTCGGCACGGCCACCTTATAGCAGCTCAGATGCTGGATGTAGCTATCAGGGTTAAAGCCATTCGTAAGTTTGCCGTTTCCCAGATGGCTATGCTCCTGGACAATGCCCATCTGATAGCCAGCAACACTCAGAGGAACGGCATCTGTGAGGTGCTGTATGCTGCTGCCTGGATATGTGGGGAGTTCTCAGA ACACCTTGAGGAATCAAACCAGACCTTAGAAGCAATGCTGAGGCCTAAAGTTACCACTCTACCAGGCCACATCCAGGCAGTTTATGTCCAGAACATGGTAAAGCTTTATGCATCCATCCTACAGCAGAAAGAGCAAGCTGGGGAGAAAGAAGCAGCCCAGGAAATTACCCAGCTGATGGTCGACCGTTTGCCTCAGTTTGTACAGAGTGCGGATCTAGAAGTACAAGAGAGG gcttcttgcattttgCAACTGATTAAATACATTCAGAAGCTACAAATAAAAGAGGTGCCTGTAGCCGAGGAAGTGATAGCCCTGTTTGCAGGCGAACTGAACCCAGTAGCTCCTAAAGCACAGAAAAAAGTCCCAGTTCCGGAAGg TTTGGACCTTGATACTTGGATCAATGAGCCTCCATCAGATAGTGAGTCTGAAGATgaaaaacccaaaacaattttcCATGATGAGGAGCAAAGGCATTCCAGACATAGACAGCCAGAGATGGATGAGGAAGAATTGGCCAGG CGCCGAGAAGTCCGGAAACAGGAACAAGCAAACAATCCATTTTATATTaaaagctctccttccccacagaaG CAATACCAAGACACCCCAGGTGTGGAGCATATACCCGTGGTCCAGATTGACCTTTCTGTTCCCTTAAAAGTTCCAG GAATGCCCATGTCTGACCAGTATGTGAAACTGGAGGAGGAGCGGAGGCATAAACAGAAGCTAGAGAaagacaagaaaaagaaaaaacagaaaaaagagaagaaaggcAAACATCGCCGCCATAACTCCCTGCACACAGAGAGCGATGAGGACATTGCCCCAGCTCAGCACGTGGACATCATCACGGAGGAGATGCCAGAG AATGCGTTGCCCAGTGATGAGGATGACAAAGATCCCAACGATCCATATAAGGCACTTGATATCGATCTGGATAA ACCCTTAGCGGATAGTGAGAAGCTGCCTGTGCAGAGACACAGAAATGCTGAGAACCTGAAATCGCCAGACACAGAAGCTCCCTTAGTAGGAAAAAAGAGCAAGAAACccaaaaagaaggaaaagaaacacaaagaaaaagagcgagagaaagaaaagaagaaagagagagaaaaaaag AAATCCTCCAAGCATAGGAAGAAAAAGCAcaagaaggagaaggaggagaaatcCAAGGACAAAAAGAAATCCAAGAAGAAGCATCATCACGGTGAGGAAGAACCAGCAGAGTCAGTACAGAATGGAACGCTAGATGATGAACCGCTACCG CCTATGTCCAGTTACTGCCTTCTTGCTGAAAATTCATACGTTAAAATG ACGTACGACATTCAAGGAAACCTCCAGAATGATAGTCAAGTCACTGTCTCCGTGATCTTTGAAAACAAGAGTACTAGCTTCCTGAAAAGCATGGAATTAAACGTCCTGGACTCTCTCAACGCTAAAATGCTGCGGCCAGAAGGGTCGTCGGTACATGATGGGATACCTGTGCCATTCCAGCTGCCCCCTG GAATCTCTAACGAAGCCCAGTTTGTGTTTACTCTTCAGAGCATTGTTATGGCTCAGAAGCTAAAAGGAACGTTGTCCTTTATAGTGAAA AACGATGAAGGTTCAACCCATGAAAAACTAGATTTCAAATTGCACTTCAGTTGCGCTTCATACTTGATCACAACGCCTTGCTATAG TGATGCTTTCGCCAAGCTTCTGGAGTCTGGAGATCTGCACATGAGTTCTATAAAAGTAGATGGAATTAGCATTTCTTTCCAACATCTACTAGCAAAGATTTGTTTTTATCATCATTTTTCAG TTGTGGAACGAGTTGACTCTTGTGCATCAATGTACAGTCGTTCTATCCAAGGTCATCATGTCTGCCTACTGGTAAAAAAG ggagagaATTCAGTATCCGTTGACGGAAAATGTAATGATTCCACCCTGCTGAGCAACTTGCTGGATGAGATGAAAGAGACATTATCAAAGTGCTGA
- the AP3D1 gene encoding AP-3 complex subunit delta-1 isoform X2: MALKMVKGSIDRMFDKNLQDLVRGIRNHKEDEAKYISHCIDEIKQELKQDNIAVKANAVCKLTYLQMLGYDISWAAFNIIEVMSASKFTFKRIGYLAASQCFHEGTDVIMLTTNQIRKDLSSPNQYDTGVALTGLSCFVTPDLARDLANDIMTLMSHTKPYIRKKAVLIMYKVFLKYPESLRPAFPRLKEKLEDPDPGVQSAAVNVICELARRNPKNYLSLAPLFFKLMTSSTNNWVLIKIIKLFGALTPLEPRLGKKLIEPLTNLIHSTSAMSLLYECVNTVIAVLISLSSGMPNHSASIQLCVQKLRILIEDSDQNLKYLGLLAMSKILKTHPKSVQSHKDLILQCLDDKDESIRLRALDLLYGMVSKKNLMEIVKKLMIHVDKAEGTTYRDELLTKIIDICSQSNYQYITNFEWYISILVELTRLEGTRHGHLIAAQMLDVAIRVKAIRKFAVSQMAMLLDNAHLIASNTQRNGICEVLYAAAWICGEFSEHLEESNQTLEAMLRPKVTTLPGHIQAVYVQNMVKLYASILQQKEQAGEKEAAQEITQLMVDRLPQFVQSADLEVQERASCILQLIKYIQKLQIKEVPVAEEVIALFAGELNPVAPKAQKKVPVPEGLDLDTWINEPPSDSESEDEKPKTIFHDEEQRHSRHRQPEMDEEELARRREVRKQEQANNPFYIKSSPSPQKQYQDTPGVEHIPVVQIDLSVPLKVPGMPMSDQYVKLEEERRHKQKLEKDKKKKKQKKEKKGKHRRHNSLHTESDEDIAPAQHVDIITEEMPENALPSDEDDKDPNDPYKALDIDLDKPLADSEKLPVQRHRNAENLKSPDTEAPLVGKKSKKPKKKEKKHKEKEREKEKKKEREKKGEDLDFWLSTAPPPSSITQTQSEPEGSTVLAEPEENEDAKKEEQEEDNDEGKKSSKHRKKKHKKEKEEKSKDKKKSKKKHHHGEEEPAESVQNGTLDDEPLPPMSSYCLLAENSYVKMTYDIQGNLQNDSQVTVSVIFENKSTSFLKSMELNVLDSLNAKMLRPEGSSVHDGIPVPFQLPPGISNEAQFVFTLQSIVMAQKLKGTLSFIVKNDEGSTHEKLDFKLHFSCASYLITTPCYSDAFAKLLESGDLHMSSIKVDGISISFQHLLAKICFYHHFSVVERVDSCASMYSRSIQGHHVCLLVKKGENSVSVDGKCNDSTLLSNLLDEMKETLSKC; the protein is encoded by the exons GCAAAGTACATCTCCCACTGCATCGATGAGATCAAACAGGAGCTCAAGCAGGATAACATTGCAGTGAAAGCAAATGCAGTTTGCAAACTTACATAT TTACAGATGCTGGGCTATGACATCAGTTGGGCTGCATTCAATATTATTGAAGTAATGAGTGCATCAAAGTTTACATTCAAA AGAATTGGTTACCTAGCTGCCTCTCAGTGCTTTCATGAAGGGACTGATGTAATTATGCTGACTACCAATCAGATTAGAAAG GATCTGAGTAGCCCTAACCAGTATGATACTGGAGTAGCACTGACTGGTTTGTCCTGTTTTGTTACTCCAGATCTTGCCAGAGACTTGGCAAATGACATCATGACTCTG ATGTCTCACACAAAGCCTTATATCAGGAAGAAGGCAGTGTTAATCATGTACAAAGTGTTTTTGAAGTACCCTGAGTCCCTCCGTCCTGCATTCCCTCGCCTTAAAGAGAAACTGGAAGATCCAGACCCTG GTGTCCAGTCTGCGGCAGTAAATGTTATTTGTGAGCTGGCCAGACGCAATCCCAAGAACTACCTTTCCCTTGCTCCGCTCTTTTTTAAATTGATGACGTCTTCAACCAATAATTGGGTCCTCATTAAAATTATAAAGTTG TTTGGTGCTCTTACTCCATTAGAACCTAGGCTGGGAAAGAAATTGATTGAGCCACTTACCAATCTCATACATAG CACCTCAGCCATGTCTCTTCTGTATGAATGTGTGAACACAGTGATAGCAG TTTTGATCTCTTTATCCTCTGGGATGCCCAATCACAGTGCCAGCATCCAG CTCTGTGTTCAGAAGTTAAGAATACTAATAGAAGATTCAGATCAGAACT tgaAGTACCTGGGTTTGTTAGCAATGTCCAAAATCCTGAAAACTCATCCTAAGTCAGTTCAGTCCCACAAGGATCTCATTCTCCAGTGTTTGGATGATAAGGATGAATCCATCCGACTCAGAGCTTTAGATCTCCTATATGGCATG GTGTCCAAAAAGAACTTGATGGAGATAGTGAAGAAACTGATGATTCATGTGGACAAAGCGGAAGGGACAACCTACAGAGATGAATTGCTGACCAAAATCATAGACATATGTAGCCAATCCAACTACCAATACATCACAAACTTTGAATG GTACATAAGCATCCTGGTGGAACTGACCCGGTTGGAAGGTACTCGGCACGGCCACCTTATAGCAGCTCAGATGCTGGATGTAGCTATCAGGGTTAAAGCCATTCGTAAGTTTGCCGTTTCCCAGATGGCTATGCTCCTGGACAATGCCCATCTGATAGCCAGCAACACTCAGAGGAACGGCATCTGTGAGGTGCTGTATGCTGCTGCCTGGATATGTGGGGAGTTCTCAGA ACACCTTGAGGAATCAAACCAGACCTTAGAAGCAATGCTGAGGCCTAAAGTTACCACTCTACCAGGCCACATCCAGGCAGTTTATGTCCAGAACATGGTAAAGCTTTATGCATCCATCCTACAGCAGAAAGAGCAAGCTGGGGAGAAAGAAGCAGCCCAGGAAATTACCCAGCTGATGGTCGACCGTTTGCCTCAGTTTGTACAGAGTGCGGATCTAGAAGTACAAGAGAGG gcttcttgcattttgCAACTGATTAAATACATTCAGAAGCTACAAATAAAAGAGGTGCCTGTAGCCGAGGAAGTGATAGCCCTGTTTGCAGGCGAACTGAACCCAGTAGCTCCTAAAGCACAGAAAAAAGTCCCAGTTCCGGAAGg TTTGGACCTTGATACTTGGATCAATGAGCCTCCATCAGATAGTGAGTCTGAAGATgaaaaacccaaaacaattttcCATGATGAGGAGCAAAGGCATTCCAGACATAGACAGCCAGAGATGGATGAGGAAGAATTGGCCAGG CGCCGAGAAGTCCGGAAACAGGAACAAGCAAACAATCCATTTTATATTaaaagctctccttccccacagaaG CAATACCAAGACACCCCAGGTGTGGAGCATATACCCGTGGTCCAGATTGACCTTTCTGTTCCCTTAAAAGTTCCAG GAATGCCCATGTCTGACCAGTATGTGAAACTGGAGGAGGAGCGGAGGCATAAACAGAAGCTAGAGAaagacaagaaaaagaaaaaacagaaaaaagagaagaaaggcAAACATCGCCGCCATAACTCCCTGCACACAGAGAGCGATGAGGACATTGCCCCAGCTCAGCACGTGGACATCATCACGGAGGAGATGCCAGAG AATGCGTTGCCCAGTGATGAGGATGACAAAGATCCCAACGATCCATATAAGGCACTTGATATCGATCTGGATAA ACCCTTAGCGGATAGTGAGAAGCTGCCTGTGCAGAGACACAGAAATGCTGAGAACCTGAAATCGCCAGACACAGAAGCTCCCTTAGTAGGAAAAAAGAGCAAGAAACccaaaaagaaggaaaagaaacacaaagaaaaagagcgagagaaagaaaagaagaaagagagagaaaaaaag GGAGAAGACTTGGATTTCTGGCTCTCCACTGCTCCACCTCCGTCCTCCATTACACAGACACAG AGTGAGCCTGAGGGGAGCACTGTCCTAGCTGAACCTGAGGAGAATGAAGACGCAAAGAAGGAAGAGCAAGAAGAGGACAACGACGAAGGAAAG AAATCCTCCAAGCATAGGAAGAAAAAGCAcaagaaggagaaggaggagaaatcCAAGGACAAAAAGAAATCCAAGAAGAAGCATCATCACGGTGAGGAAGAACCAGCAGAGTCAGTACAGAATGGAACGCTAGATGATGAACCGCTACCG CCTATGTCCAGTTACTGCCTTCTTGCTGAAAATTCATACGTTAAAATG ACGTACGACATTCAAGGAAACCTCCAGAATGATAGTCAAGTCACTGTCTCCGTGATCTTTGAAAACAAGAGTACTAGCTTCCTGAAAAGCATGGAATTAAACGTCCTGGACTCTCTCAACGCTAAAATGCTGCGGCCAGAAGGGTCGTCGGTACATGATGGGATACCTGTGCCATTCCAGCTGCCCCCTG GAATCTCTAACGAAGCCCAGTTTGTGTTTACTCTTCAGAGCATTGTTATGGCTCAGAAGCTAAAAGGAACGTTGTCCTTTATAGTGAAA AACGATGAAGGTTCAACCCATGAAAAACTAGATTTCAAATTGCACTTCAGTTGCGCTTCATACTTGATCACAACGCCTTGCTATAG TGATGCTTTCGCCAAGCTTCTGGAGTCTGGAGATCTGCACATGAGTTCTATAAAAGTAGATGGAATTAGCATTTCTTTCCAACATCTACTAGCAAAGATTTGTTTTTATCATCATTTTTCAG TTGTGGAACGAGTTGACTCTTGTGCATCAATGTACAGTCGTTCTATCCAAGGTCATCATGTCTGCCTACTGGTAAAAAAG ggagagaATTCAGTATCCGTTGACGGAAAATGTAATGATTCCACCCTGCTGAGCAACTTGCTGGATGAGATGAAAGAGACATTATCAAAGTGCTGA